The following are from one region of the Dermacentor albipictus isolate Rhodes 1998 colony chromosome 5, USDA_Dalb.pri_finalv2, whole genome shotgun sequence genome:
- the LOC135908362 gene encoding cuticle protein 10.9-like — protein sequence MNTLTIAVLAACALGVSCQLIAAPVEAPQPYSFGYVSNDIEGSHGHEETGDGSGRVSGRYSLSLGDGRTRVVTYVADEFGYRADVVTNEPGTESRPAADTTFTSSALSGPDAAHAAEGALLGAAPFRA from the exons atgaaCACG CTTACCATCGCCGTGCTGGCCGCCTGTGCCCTGGGCGTCAGTTGCCAGCTGATCGCCGCCCCCGTGGAGGCGCCCCAGCCGTACTCCTTCGGCTATGTCTCCAACGACATCGAGGGTAGCCACGGTCACGAGGAGACCGGTGATGGCAGCGGCCGCGTGTCCGGCCGTTACTCCCTGAGCCTCGGTGACGGGCGCACCCGTGTGGTCACCTACGTGGCCGACGAGTTCGGCTACAGGGCCGACGTGGTCACCAACGAGCCCGGCACCGAGTCCAGGCCGGCCGCCGACACCACCTTCACGTCGAGCGCCCTGTCTGGTCCCGATGCCGCCCACGCCGCAGAGGGCGCTCTCCTTGGTGCTGCTCCCTTCAGGGCctaa